The following DNA comes from Legionella sp. PATHC032.
AAATAACATACTTATTCTCTTTTTAATTTTTTACGCTTTACACGCTCATTTTTAATCAAGTTGAGAGATTCAACTGCTAATGAAAAACCCATAGCAAAATACAAGTATCCTCTGGGCACGTGGAATTCAAAACCATCAGCTACTAAAACTGTCCCTATTAAAATTAAATAACTAAGCGCCAGCATTTTAATGGTAGGATGTTCGCTAATAAATTTACTTACAGGCTCACTCGCCCAAATCATAATGATAATTGCGATGGTAATTGCCACTGCCATGACTGTAAAATGAGATGTTAGTCCTACGGCTGTGAGAACACTATCCAAAGAAAATATAATGTCAAGCAATGCGATTTGAATAACAACCCCTCTGAATGTTGCGGATGAAGAAACATTTTTTGAAACAGGTTCCATTAATGGTTCATTCATAACGTCCTGATGAATTTCATCTGTTGATTTCCAAATTAAAAACACACCTCCTAATATCAGGAACAGGTCACGCGCAGAAAAAACCAGACTGCCTATTGTCAGGATTGGTTTTACCAATTTAACTAAAAATACTGCTGAGCCTAATAAAAGAAGTCGTGTCATCCAGGCAAATGTTAAGCCCCATCTTCTCGCTTTTTTTCTCTTTTCAAGTGGTAATTTTTCTGTAAGGATTGATAGAATAACCAGATTATCTATTCCAAGAACAACTTCAAGAATAATCAAAGCAGTTAAACTAAGGCCTATATCAATAAAATCCATTTATTATCCTAATAAAATGCAAGATATATTATTTTCTCTAAAATATTTGTAAAGGTAAATGATTCACTTTGATCATTTGCTTCGTTATAATTGCCTGGTGTTAGCAATTTAGATTTCATAGCCATCTGAAAAGTTACGTGTTAACTTTATAGAATTGAATGTTTATGTTAAGTAAATCGTAAACTTGCAGGATAATTGAAAACACAACCGAATTACTGTTTAATCAATTAAGAGAGAAACAACAATCATCAAGTTTATTAAAAAACTGTTAAGAAGAAACAGGTCGCATGGGCATGCAATTGACTTGGCTTATATCATCCCGAGAAATAAACATAACATATCAAAAGCAGATATAAGTAATAATGCGCTGAAGGTTCTTAATCGTTTAATCAGCAATGGTTTTCAGGCCTATATCGTTGGAGGCAGTGTCAGAGATTTATTACTCCATAAAGCGCCTAAAGATTTTGATATCGCGACAAATGCTACTCCTAATGAAGTAAAAAATCTTTTCAAAAATGCTCGTATCATTGGTCGTCGATTTAAACTGGTGCATATTTTATTTCATCGTG
Coding sequences within:
- a CDS encoding TerC family protein, with the protein product MDFIDIGLSLTALIILEVVLGIDNLVILSILTEKLPLEKRKKARRWGLTFAWMTRLLLLGSAVFLVKLVKPILTIGSLVFSARDLFLILGGVFLIWKSTDEIHQDVMNEPLMEPVSKNVSSSATFRGVVIQIALLDIIFSLDSVLTAVGLTSHFTVMAVAITIAIIIMIWASEPVSKFISEHPTIKMLALSYLILIGTVLVADGFEFHVPRGYLYFAMGFSLAVESLNLIKNERVKRKKLKRE